Below is a genomic region from Pyrococcus kukulkanii.
CTGGGGATTTTAAGCTTTCTTAAGTGGCTACCTCCCAGAAAATCTCCACTATGTCCAGGGACAAATATTGAATTCTTTCCAACTACGCTATTCTTTTTTAGGTAATATACTGCAGGAAAATCCCCTAGATGTGGTAGAGATGAATGATTGAATGCAACTCTAAAGAAGTCCTCAAACTCCTCTGATTTATAAAACTCAAGTTTCATGTTATTTGGGCTGTATTCAATTAAATACCAGGGATACCCCAACTTTTCTGCAACTTTCTCTGCTACTAGAGCCTCCGGACTATCTTGTGTTCCGTGAGTGTATAAGATTACATCCTTAAATCCAGCACGCTTAAGCATCGCGGCAATCGCCCGTGAGTCATACCCCCCGCTTAAGGGTATTACTATTTCATTTCCATTAGCTAGCTCTACCAACAGATTCGCAAGTCGGTTTAATATCCTAGTTACCTGACTTTTTATATTATGAATATTGTCTATAATCTCATTATCCCTAACGGCATAATTATGATAAAATATTGGGCTTAAAGAATTATTAGATTCTATAAAAAGAACCTCCCCTGCTTGGACTTGGTATATTTTTTCCAAAAGAGTCTCTCTACCCGTAACAAAAAGCCCAGTTCTTAGAAACTCAGCGAGCTCAAGGCTGTGTAGGGGGGGAGACATTTTAGATCTTATGTAAAACGTATCATCGCTAATTAAAAATAAATCCCCTGCAAGTTTTGTATAAAACAAAGGGAATGTTCTTACTATATCCATAGCGATTGCAATAAATTTTTTTTTACATAATATAAAAGCAAAATTTCCAGAAAATTTTCTTAACATTCTAATCAGGTGTTCTTTTTTAGATACGTTCCCAAACAATGCATCAAAGTTATCCGGGTGGTAAATCCTGTTACCATATATTATATACCCTTTGCCAATTACATCTCCAGAGTCTACCCATGAGTAGCCTCGATTCCATTTCAGAACTATCTCCAAAGTTGGACCTTTTTCCACGTTACAGGTAATCTTTATCATGGCTGTAGTTCCCCCTATAATTTTATTTTCTAATTCTAATTAATAGGGACAAATGATATGGAATCAAGTTGAATCTTCTCCGCTTTATATCTCCAACTAGATAGCTAAAAACTTTTTCCGTTCTTTTAGCAAGTTTCTTTGAAAGAAATCTGAACTCCCTCGCCCCCAGATATTCAATAAATATAGCAGTATTTCCTATTTCACTGTACGTGTGCGCATCACTGCCAGCAATAACGCCC
It encodes:
- a CDS encoding asparagine synthase-related protein gives rise to the protein MIKITCNVEKGPTLEIVLKWNRGYSWVDSGDVIGKGYIIYGNRIYHPDNFDALFGNVSKKEHLIRMLRKFSGNFAFILCKKKFIAIAMDIVRTFPLFYTKLAGDLFLISDDTFYIRSKMSPPLHSLELAEFLRTGLFVTGRETLLEKIYQVQAGEVLFIESNNSLSPIFYHNYAVRDNEIIDNIHNIKSQVTRILNRLANLLVELANGNEIVIPLSGGYDSRAIAAMLKRAGFKDVILYTHGTQDSPEALVAEKVAEKLGYPWYLIEYSPNNMKLEFYKSEEFEDFFRVAFNHSSLPHLGDFPAVYYLKKNSVVGKNSIFVPGHSGDFLGGSHLRKLKIPRNINEVVDVIFVKHYEHNPHINRDSELKQRIKNQILQFYSKGTQLWSLDDNWNMKERQAKYIVNSLRVYETFGYPHATPLWDLELVELFRRVSLKYKLKRVVYDEVLLEYLFSPLGVGIITHGKYRSWISNLRYFAKNSFHTDFNII